The Phaeocystidibacter marisrubri DNA segment GACAGTGGTTCAGTGATAAAAATTGCCGTGAAGCATGCTCCTCCCTTTGTTTTTGTAGATGAAACGGGAGTTCATGGACCCATTGTCGATTTTTGGGAGCACATCGATCGCAGCCTAGGATGGTCGTCGGAGTACATCGTTTATTCTGATATTCCTTCTATTTTGAAAGCGGTAGAGTCGGGCGAAGTTATGATGAGTGTGAATCCAGTAACGGTAACTTCTGATCGCTTGGATCGGGTAGATTTCACACAACCTTTTTATATCACGGATACCGCAGTAATGCGCGCAAAGTCGAGTCCGTATTTGAATTTCCTATCCTCTCTGTTTAGTTGGAAGTTCTTGTCGGCCATGCTCGGTTTAGGGGTGATCATCCTCATTTTTGGCTTCATTGTTTGGCTGATTGAACACCGGAAGAACCACGAGTTTAGAAAGGGCTACAAGGGTATTGGCGATGGTTTTTGGTGGAGTGCTGTAACCATGACTACCGTTGGATATGGCGACAAAGCACCAAAGACACCAATGGGTAGAACTGTTGCTTTTGTATGGATGGTTGCAGGCGTAGTCGGGATTTCGAGTTTAACCGCTGGAATTGCATCGTCACTTACCACTCAAAACCTAAAGGATCAAATCCACAGTGTTCGCGATCTGCGAAGCTTCAAGATTGCCACCATTGAAGGTACCAGTTCGGATCACTATTTGTCCCGTTTCAACGTGCCATTCGTACGCGTTTCTAGCATCGCCGAAGGAATGGAAATGGTAGTGGACGATGAAGTAGAACTCTTTGTGTACGACAGGGTACTCATGTACAATACGCTCGTGAATTCTCCTTTTGTAGACGATCTAGAGATTCTTCCGAATGGAATTCGAACGGATTATTACAGCTTCCCTATGTCGAGGGATCACCAATTACTTCCCAAGGTAAACCCACTTCTTGTAGAGCGATTGAATAGCGTGGATTGGATCGCGATTCAGGAGCGGTATGGGATTGAGTGAGGCTTCGCAGGTTGACTTCGTCAGGGGCTTCGCAGGTGGACTTCGTCAGGGGCTTTGCAGGTTGACTTTGTCAGGGGCTTCGCAGGTTGACTTCGTCAGGGGCTTTGCAGGTTGACTTTGTCAGGGGCTTCGCAGGTTGACTTTGTCAGGGGCTTCGCAGGTGGACTTCGTCAGGGGGCTTCGCAGGTTGACTTCGTCAAGGGTTTCGCAGGGGGGCTGAGGGCGCCCTTGTCGGACACCAGACTCCTGCTCGCTGTAGACCTTAGACTGCCATCTACACCGTTGCTACGCACTTCAACTCAATCGCGATAGGAGTGGGGAGGCTGTTGATTTCAACTGTGGTGCGGCAAGGTTGGTTATCCTTAAAGTATTCGGCATAAATGCGATTGAAGGTGTGGAAGTCACGCTTCATGTTCACGAGGAAAACCTGAACGTCTACAAGTTTGTCCCAGCTCGATCCAGATGCCTCTAGAATTTTGCGAACGTTTTCAAATACACTGTGAACTTGGGCTTCGAAATCAAATTCCAAGAAGTTGCCATTGTGGTCGAGTTTTAGTCCGGGAACACCACTGTCGTTTGCATCACTACCTGCGGTTCTAGGGCCAACGCCTGATAGAAATAACAAATCTCCAACACGTCTTGCGTGAGGGTAAAGTCCAACGGGTTTCGGTGCGTCTTGTGCGTTAATCTTACTCATAATTACATTAAGTGATCTCCGTGTTCGGGTTCAATGGATTCTGGTAAAT contains these protein-coding regions:
- a CDS encoding transporter substrate-binding domain-containing protein translates to MKVTIYARLLLIVGSFTSAAQSDIDSVSALDTLDSGSVIKIAVKHAPPFVFVDETGVHGPIVDFWEHIDRSLGWSSEYIVYSDIPSILKAVESGEVMMSVNPVTVTSDRLDRVDFTQPFYITDTAVMRAKSSPYLNFLSSLFSWKFLSAMLGLGVIILIFGFIVWLIEHRKNHEFRKGYKGIGDGFWWSAVTMTTVGYGDKAPKTPMGRTVAFVWMVAGVVGISSLTAGIASSLTTQNLKDQIHSVRDLRSFKIATIEGTSSDHYLSRFNVPFVRVSSIAEGMEMVVDDEVELFVYDRVLMYNTLVNSPFVDDLEILPNGIRTDYYSFPMSRDHQLLPKVNPLLVERLNSVDWIAIQERYGIE
- a CDS encoding RidA family protein, yielding MSKINAQDAPKPVGLYPHARRVGDLLFLSGVGPRTAGSDANDSGVPGLKLDHNGNFLEFDFEAQVHSVFENVRKILEASGSSWDKLVDVQVFLVNMKRDFHTFNRIYAEYFKDNQPCRTTVEINSLPTPIAIELKCVATV